Proteins found in one Mucilaginibacter gracilis genomic segment:
- a CDS encoding anion permease produces MKEINLKAFAITLVVGLIIWFIPVPEGVKPNAWHLLAIFVATIVGIILKAAPMGTMAMLGITLCAGTQVLAPGNPVKSITNALSGFGNSTIWLIGLAFFIARGFIKTGLGNRLAYNFIKLFGKSTLGLAYGLNTADLILAPAIPSNTARAGGVIFPIMKSIAVNMGSEPEKPETHRKIGAFLTLSSYNANMITSVMFLTATASNPMAQKFAHDLGVDITWGSWAMAAAIPGLVCFLLVPLFLYKFYPPELKQTKEAPAMAAAKLKEMGKISLQEWLMVATFIVLLVLWIFGNLMSIDATTGALIGLCILLLCGVLSWEDVKAEKGAWDTIVWFSALVMMGSYLNSLGLIGWFGHLVGGSMKQFSWQLAFPLIILVYSYCHYLFASATAQVAAMYSVFLAVGIAVGVPGPMLAIFLGACPTLMGSLTHYGHGPAPIFFGSTYVDMKDWWKQGFFMSVLFLLVWFIVGGLWWKVIGSW; encoded by the coding sequence ATGAAAGAGATCAATTTAAAAGCCTTCGCCATTACGCTTGTGGTAGGCCTCATCATTTGGTTCATTCCGGTGCCCGAAGGCGTTAAGCCCAATGCCTGGCATTTGCTGGCCATATTTGTAGCCACCATAGTCGGCATCATATTAAAAGCCGCGCCCATGGGTACCATGGCGATGCTGGGTATTACGCTCTGCGCCGGTACGCAGGTACTGGCCCCGGGCAACCCGGTTAAATCCATTACCAATGCCTTAAGCGGTTTTGGCAATTCCACCATCTGGCTAATCGGACTGGCATTTTTTATTGCCCGCGGCTTTATTAAAACAGGTTTGGGTAACCGGCTCGCTTATAATTTTATCAAATTGTTTGGGAAAAGCACGCTGGGTTTAGCTTACGGACTCAATACCGCCGATCTGATACTTGCACCGGCCATACCCAGTAATACGGCAAGGGCCGGAGGGGTGATCTTCCCGATCATGAAATCTATCGCGGTAAACATGGGTTCAGAGCCGGAAAAGCCGGAAACGCATCGCAAAATAGGCGCATTCCTCACATTGAGCAGTTATAATGCCAATATGATCACTTCAGTGATGTTCCTAACCGCTACGGCCAGTAACCCCATGGCGCAAAAGTTTGCTCATGATTTGGGGGTCGACATCACCTGGGGTAGCTGGGCAATGGCAGCCGCGATACCGGGTTTGGTTTGCTTTTTACTGGTGCCTTTATTCCTTTATAAATTCTACCCGCCCGAGCTCAAGCAGACCAAAGAAGCGCCTGCCATGGCGGCCGCTAAACTGAAGGAAATGGGTAAGATCTCGCTGCAGGAATGGCTGATGGTGGCTACGTTCATCGTCCTGCTGGTGCTTTGGATCTTTGGTAACCTGATGTCTATCGATGCCACTACCGGCGCGCTTATCGGCCTTTGTATCCTGCTGCTTTGCGGTGTACTAAGCTGGGAAGATGTCAAAGCTGAAAAAGGCGCATGGGATACCATTGTGTGGTTCTCGGCCCTGGTGATGATGGGCTCATATTTGAACTCTTTGGGATTGATCGGTTGGTTCGGCCATCTGGTAGGCGGCAGCATGAAGCAATTCAGCTGGCAATTGGCATTTCCTTTAATCATTCTCGTTTATTCTTATTGCCATTACCTATTCGCCAGTGCAACTGCGCAGGTGGCGGCTATGTACTCTGTGTTTTTAGCGGTGGGTATAGCCGTGGGCGTACCAGGGCCGATGCTAGCTATTTTTTTAGGTGCCTGCCCCACACTGATGGGTTCGCTAACGCACTACGGCCACGGACCTGCACCTATATTCTTCGGCAGTACTTATGTGGATATGAAGGACTGGTGGAAACAGGGCTTTTTCATGAGCGTACTGTTCCTCTTGGTTTGGTTCATTGTCGGTGGACTTTGGTGGAAGGTTATCGGCTCGTGGTAG
- a CDS encoding succinate dehydrogenase cytochrome b subunit: protein MKQTTIQYKLVMAGTGLFLCFFLVIHLLGNLQLLLPADEAKEQFNWYSHLLAGNMLIKIISWVLLISIIAHAIYALVLARKTKKANGTKYVYDKRADASPWNSRNMGLLGTVILTFLVIHLKDFWYVSDFTTMGLDKQGYKDMYTVVVLTFHQWWYVLIYEISFIALGFHLLHGFFSAARTLGLYHPKYVKVVRYVGWLYTAFITGGFMLIPIVVYFNNLSSC, encoded by the coding sequence ATGAAACAAACAACCATTCAATATAAACTCGTAATGGCCGGCACAGGCTTGTTCCTTTGCTTTTTCCTGGTGATTCATTTGCTGGGCAACCTGCAATTGTTGTTGCCTGCCGACGAAGCTAAAGAGCAATTTAACTGGTACTCGCATTTGCTTGCCGGCAATATGCTTATAAAGATCATTTCGTGGGTACTGCTTATCTCGATCATCGCCCATGCGATTTATGCGTTGGTACTGGCCCGAAAAACCAAAAAGGCTAATGGCACCAAATACGTGTACGATAAACGCGCTGATGCCAGTCCCTGGAACAGCCGCAACATGGGTTTGCTGGGCACTGTTATCCTGACGTTCCTGGTAATCCACTTAAAGGACTTTTGGTACGTATCTGATTTTACCACTATGGGACTGGATAAGCAGGGTTATAAGGATATGTATACCGTTGTGGTATTAACCTTTCATCAATGGTGGTATGTGCTTATCTATGAGATTTCCTTTATCGCCCTGGGTTTCCACCTGCTGCATGGCTTTTTCAGCGCCGCCCGTACGCTGGGGTTGTACCATCCGAAATATGTAAAGGTCGTGCGTTATGTGGGCTGGCTGTATACCGCTTTTATTACCGGTGGTTTTATGCTGATACCCATTGTTGTTTACTTTAATAACTTATCATCATGTTAA